GTTACGAGTGAGCTCTTGTTTGCTTACATTTTATGAGACCTTCCCATACAGAAATTTCGCAAACTCGGAAACTTCTTCTCGGTGCACCTGCTACCGTGCTAGCTTAAGACTCACGTATCCAGGATACTTTAAACCTATAGTACGTATTACTCAACTTTATTTCCTCACTGAGCACAGCTTTCCTTTTCAGTAGATTTTTCTCGCAACCGCTCTGCTTCTAATGGGTGAAGTCAAAcgaacgtaattttttgagGTGTGGGTCGCGTAATTTTGATGTCATGCACAAGTCTTATTTTGCGTCGCTGGGGGGCACAAACTGGAATTAAGAATAAGACCGAATGCAGTAGAAATTACGCGATCAAAAATATGCGACTCACAACTCCAAAAGTTCGTTTCCCTCACCCTTACGCATGCGCATGGGGATGCGCTAAATAaacttataccgggtgtggctgtaacacgggcaaataattaaaacatagatcgtactctcaaactgaacaaaattatttcagcgactttaaaaaataattcgttttttatttttattacactttaaagtttattctaagaagcaatgtaaagcaaaatgtttgatatttgtagcgtgacaggcgacgtcagttgggttctaggatggctgTTATGAttgatgttagaaaaaaaaacaaaagttaagttttcattttaattaaccatgatgatccaattaccggtgatctatagagcctctgtttttaatagtATCCCCAGTTCTGGGCCTCAGGCTGTTAGTCCCGATACGGGGCATCATATAAGCCATATACATTAACTTACGGATGTCATAACACTTACAGTTAATATTTAATACTACAGCCGCTTTTACGCATGCTGTCCGAAGCATTGTCTCGACTTACCGTGAGAAGTTGTGGTACCAATGAGCATCATTACAGAAGAATGTAAAGCTTCTGTTGNNNNNNNNNNNNNNNNNNNNNNNNNNNNNNNNNNNNNNNNNNNNNNNNNNNNNNNNNNNNNNNNNNNNNNNNNNNNNNNNNNNNNNNNNNNNNNNNNNNNGGTGACACCGACGCGCAAAATGAACGACACTCAAACCACCGGCAGCAGTCCACCACCGCCAATACCGAACCAAGCTTCAGAGCACGAGAACATCGAAGTTATCAGCATCAAGTCTCGAATCCCACCTTTTTGGCGCGATCAACCAAGATTATGGTTTGCCCAATTTGAGACCGTGGTAGCAAACCAGAAGCTCAACGACGAAAGCAAATTTAGCCTCATCGTGACACAGTTTGAAAAGGCAGACGTGGAGCAGATAAGCGATATAATTTTAGCGCAGCCCAACACCGGAAGATATGAAGCAACGAAAACACGACTATTGACTGTGTATGAAGAGTGCGGAGCGGATCAACTACACAAACTCTTGCACGAAATGGAACTCGGCGATCAGCGGCCATCACAACTATTGCGGCGCATGAGAGGGCCAGCGCGAGGCAGAATTCCAGACGAAACGCTTCGTATGCTGTGGATGGGGCACCTACCGGCGGCAATACGCACTGTGCTAGCGGTGCACGAAGAAACGGACCTCGACGCACTCGCCGCATTGGCCGATAAAATGCACGAGCAGAGCAGACAAATACATGCAGTAAGCTCCCGACCAGGTCCAGCAGTACCATCTACTTCACAAATTACGCCGTCAACGGAAAACTCCAACCTAATTGACATGATAGAAGCGCTTCGCGTCGAGGTGGCGGCTATGAGAATGGATAGATCGAGATACCGTCAGCAACGGCCGTATAAACGGCGGTCAAGATCCCGGTCGCGTCCACGTAAAACCGGAGGTAAAGAAGGTTTCTGCTATTTTTCACCGAAGATTCGGCAAAGAAGCATATCGATGTCGTAGCCCGTGTTCGTACCGCAACAAACCGTCGGAAAACTAACGAAGACTCAAGCCGCGACGGGGGCCGAGGTCAACGACATATCTACCAACCGTCTATTCATTAAGGACATTTCCACGGGGTTACGATTTCTCATCGACACAGGAGCCAATATTTCCGTGCTGCCAGCACGGGTAGCAGACAAGCGTGGACAAAACGCCATCAGCTATCTGTATGCTGCGAACGGTAcgactatacctacctacggcGAACGCACCGTTGCTTTGAATATCGGCCTGAAGCGTCTCTACAACTGGAGATTTGTGATAGCGGGAAGTCAGTCGTCCAATAATAGGAGCTGATTTCCTTCAACATCACAACCTTATAATCGACCTACAAGGACGAAGATTAATAGACAAGTATACGAACACCTTCATTACCGGCTATGTTTCTCCGAGCACTGAAGGCAGTATACGTACAATCGACGACAGCCAGCCCTACCACGATTTGCTGTCAAAGTACCCAGATATAACTAGACCCAGCTTAAACAAGTTGCATAATAGTGAAGTCGAGCACTGCATCGAGACAGTCGGGCCTCCTATTTACGCCAAAGCTAGGCCGCTACCCCCTCACAAATATAAGGCTGCTAAAGAAGAGTTCCAAGCAATGATAGAGCAAGGAATTTGTCGACCGTCCAATAGCCCATGGGCGAGCCCATTGCACATGGTACTAAAAAAGGATGGTACATATAGAACTTGTGGAGATTATCGACGGCTAAACGCCGTAACAATTCCGGACCGGTACCCTTTGCCGCGTCTCCACGACTTCACATATAATTTACAAGGCAAaacttttttctcaaaaatcgaTTTACAAAAGGCGTACTATCAAGTAAGAAATCGTGAAGAAGACATCAAGAAAACAGCCGTCATAACACCGTTCGGGCTTTACGAATTTACAAGAATGTGTTTCGGCCTTAGAAATTCCGGACAAACATTCCAACGCCACATCGATAACGTTTTACGAGGGTTGCAAGTTTTCCCATTCGTCGATGACATTTTAGTCGCATCGCGGAATGAAAAAGAACACAGAAACGACCTGGAAAAGGTTTTTCAACGTCTTAACGAAAATGGCCTGCAGTTAAATGTCTCTAAATGTGTATTCGGACAAACGAAATTAGACTTTTTGGGGTACACAATATCATCGGAAGGCATTTTACCCACGCAAGAAAAAATTAATGCCATTACGTCGTTCCCGTTACCTCAAACAATTCAAGAATTACGACGTTTTCTTGGAATGGTAAATTTTTATAGAGAAAATATACCACAAGCCGCTTCCACGCATAAAGAATTGAACAAATATCTACACAATTCGAAAAAAAACGACAAAACAAGAATAGAATGGGACGAGTCATCGCGAGCGGCGTTCGACAAGTGTAAGAAAGACATCGCTAATGCTGTCCTGCTTGCTCATCCACCAGCTTCGGGATCGTATGCACTTTTCACGGACGCGTCTAATACATGCGCCGGAGGGGtactacaaacaaaaattcGAGGCAGCTACCAACCGCtcggatttttctcaaaaaaatttaGCGAAGCACAACAAAAATATAGCACATATGACCGAGAGTTATTGGCTATATACATGGCTATGAAACATTTTCGACGCATATTCGAAGGCCGTGATCTAACCATATACACAGATCATAAACCACTAACATACGCACTGACCGCTGGGAGCAAGAACGAGACACCAAGACGAACCAGATATCTCGAATACGTCAAACATTCATCACATAGCAGGAATACAGAACCCCGTAGCCGACGCACTATCGAGAATCGACGCGCTCCTGTGCCCCACGCCCATTGACTACGAAGAACTAGCCAAGATGCAAGCACAAGACGAAGAGCTACAACAACTAAAAAAGGACGCATGTTATAAGTTCAAGGAAATTATAGCACCTGGCAATAAAATTAAGATCACCTGCGAGATATCAACGGGAACAGCGCGACCGTACTTACCTATCGAGTATCGCAAAACGGCTTGTCAAGCGATCCACAACCTTAGCCACTGCGGAATAAAAGCCACAAGAAAAATGGTAACGGCACGTTATTTTTGGAAGTCAATGAGAAGCGACATCAACAACTGGACTCGAACCTGCATACCGTGCCAGCGAGCGAAGACCCAAAAGCATACAAAATCGCCGCTAGGAAGTTTTAAAGAAGTCAATCGATTGTCACACGTCCACATCGACATTGTCGGACCCCTCCCAATATCCGACGGGTTCCGATACTTACTCACTATGATCGACCGCGCGACAAAATGGCCAGAAGCATTTCCTATAGAAGAAATAACCGCAGAAAAAGTTGCAAACACGTTTTATCAAGGGTGGATATCGAGGTTCGGCTGTCCCGCTACAATCACAACGGACCGTGGCACACAGTTCGAATCGGAAATCTTTAACAAGTTAACACAACGAATGGGCATTCATCGAACGAGAACAACAGCATATCATCCTATTTGCAACGGGATCCTGGAACGTTGGCACCGCTCCCTGAAAAATGCACTAACTGCGCGCCTAAACACTGTGCACTGGGCGCGCGAGCTGCCCACCGTGCTGCTGGGACTGCGAGCCGCGTGCAAAGAAGACGTCGGCGCGAGCACAGCTGAGCTACTCTACGGGCAGCCGCTACGACTGCCGGGAGAATTTTATGACGAAACTATGCCATCCCAAACCCGTTCACCATTTTTGAATAATCTACATGAAGCATTGAAAAAGGCACAGGCGCAAAGAAGATCGAACGTCTCGCGAGCAACTTTCGTGCACGAAAATCTATGGAAATGCACACACGTATTCATTCGAAACGACGCGGTATCAAAACCTTTAACCCCTACGTACGACGGGCCGTACAAAGTCATCGAGCGAcgagaaaaatatttcaacGTACTGTTACCTAAGAAAGCCTCAAACATATCGATCGACAGACTAAAACCAGCGTTTTATTTCAACACGGAGTCAGATGCCACGAGTACTACCTCATCTGCAGAGCCATACATAACTAGATCAGGCAGAATCTCGAAGAAACCCGTGCGCTTCGCTGGTGGGGGAGTAATGTAGTGGCTCGTAATAGCTGTAAACAGCTGGAAGCATTGAATGAGCGTCGCGAGACGCGCGGCGGTCGACTGagctgcgcgcggcgcgcgcgcagtaTTTACGTGGCGAGGCGTTACCGACACGAGACCCGAGACCAAGCGACGGTACTTCGCAACCGCCTGTTTTCAAACTGCCCACatcgttttttgtttcttaGGGCGCAAAACGTATATAAACCATGCCGAttcaaataaattgttttgtcTCATAACAATCTTTCATTGACTCTAAAANNNNNNNNNNNNNNNNNNNNNNNNNNNNNNNNNNNNNNNNNNNNNNNNNNNNNNNNNNNNNNNNNNNNNNNNNNNNNNNNNNNNNNNNNNNNNNNNNNNNNNNNNNNNNNNNNNNNNNNNNNNNNNNNNNNNNNNNNNNNNNNNNNNNNNNNNNNNNNNNNNNNNNNNNNNNNNNNNNNNNNNNNNNNNNNNNNNNNNNNNNNNNNNNNNNNNNNNNNNNNNNNNNNNNNNNNNNNNNNNNNNNNNNNNNNNNNNNNNNNNNNNNNNNNNNNNNNNNNNNNNNNNNNNNNNNNNNNNNNNNNNNNNNNNNNNNNNNNNNNNNNNNNNNNNNNNNNNNNNNNNNNNNNNNNNNNNNNNNNNNNNNNNNNNNNNNNNNNNNNNNNNNNNNNNNNNNNNNNNNNNNNNNNNNNNNNNNNNNNNNNNNNNNNNNNNNNNNNNNNNNNNNNNNNNNNNNNNNNNNNNNNNNNNNNNNNNNNNNNNNNNNNNNNNNNNNNNNNNNNNNNNNNNNNNNNNNNNNNNNNNNNNNNNNNNNNNNNNNNNNNNNNNNNNNNNNNNNNNNNNNNNNNNNNNNNNNNNNNNNNNNNNNNNNNNNNNNNNNNNNNNNNNNNNNNNNNNNNNNNNNNNNNNNNNNNNNNNNNNNNNNNNNNNNNNNNNNNNNNNNNNNNNNNNNNNNNNNNNNNNNNNNNNNNNNNNNNNNNNNNNNNNNNNNNNNNNNNNNNNNNNNNNNNNNNNNNNNNNNNNNNNNNNNNNNNNNNNNNNNNNNNNNNNNNNNNNNNNNNNNNNNNNNNNNNNNNNNNNNNNNNNNNNNNNNNNNNNNNNNNNNNNNNNNNNNNNNNNNAggcgataggttaaaccactaggccaccacggcttgaccatgacattattttaattaataaaattcagactttgctTAGCTtccaaacaaaattataattaccagCAACATACAGCAAAGTCAATTGACAGGTAAGTGTTAATGACAGGCGACAGAtgctttgattattacttgtcaatgtACTTcactgtacattgctggcaattataattttgttagaaagttaacaaagtctgaatagtctattaatacatttattaaacCGATTCAATTCATAATGTCAACttagaataaaattacaatgtgaaataaataacaaaaatgtcagataaatgcaatacaatacctTAGTAACTACTTAGGAAACTATGAAGTAAcacaaatataaacaaaaacttaaataattacaatgccaaacattcttatttattacaatatttcaCAATCTCAgtctattaattaaattaatgtcatggttgaGATACAGTAATACGTTACTTTAGCCTCCCTTGACAAAAggctggctgccggtaacacactgtatactgCTTTTCTAAATTTAGAGTGTATGATACAAACTTatgaaaataatgttctttgagAGAGTGATGGTGACCCTGGCCTTTATGGCCGTAATGTCTGTAACCAATCAATATATCAGTTATGGTCATGTGGCTGCTTACGGCTATGGCAATGTTATTCATAATGtaaatttgataattatttatcgttattaaattttaagaaaCGAATGATGCGAAGATGAGGTTAAATTTGCCCTAAAAGCGCCTTAAGTCCCACTGACTTTTTGTATGgttatatatacttacataatataatttctcaaaaaaaaatgcaattctcctgacaaaaaaaaattgtcgtaAATATTGTGGAATGATGCATTTTGCTGATTGTGACATTtatctaattaattttgtattatgaaaattaaatgtgagATATTTCAGCGCATTCAAAAGACGATTCATTTAATGTGTTAGCAATTCATTACACTCGCGTCCAACAAGAAGGAaggtaaacaattaaaaattaaagaaaaatggaACATTTCTGTCAAGCAATATCCTCTAAAAATATCCAAATACTTTTACCAGTCACTGAAATTATCGAATGCAAAAACCTCCCAAACAGCATTAATCAAAATCTCCGTGGTTGATTGTGATTCTGCCCCGGCCCGACCACCCACGGCCGGCATGCGCCCGCGTCGCGACCGTGAAATTACCGCATTACACACATTAACGCTTCCAGACCAAAAAAtcacattataattaaattatttggaGTCTCGTGTTGTCATCGAAACACGCAATAGACTAATGGTTGGGCAATTAGCGGATTGCGATTAGAAAATGTGTAACCGGACTGAACAGACAAATCAAACCAGGAGATCGGCTTTTCAAATCAAGTCCCTCGAAATGACTTTTTAATGCGGTCAAAATTgtgctaaatttgaaatacGAAAGATATTCTACCCATATCCAGTATCAAAATCAAATGCAAACTAAGATTACTATGGAATGAATACTCAACCAAACGAGCTACCTACGTACTGATATTCTGTCAACAGACTAATTGACAAAACTTATGCCAAACGTTATTCTGTCAAATGAATCATCTGTCATATATTCATTAAATCAAAGTCGACAAATTGCTGTGTCACCTTGAAGTGCAcgcataaattaaaatcaaatcttTTATCCCTGAGTTGGGCTGTAAAGGGCTCTCTTTTATTATTGACCTACTCGTACATTGTCTTTTTTACTTACGATAAGACCAGATATTACAAAAAGAATGGGCCACAAGAAACTTGCCAGAAAGTCATAATTACCGTTACGTATTACGTGCGTTAAATTCCAGTCTGTCTGTATGATTAATTTCGATTGTTTTAGTCGTGCTCTGCTCCTTTCGCCGATTATTGTTCATTACAATCGCGTAATGAGAGGTTAGTAATTCCGGCAAAAGCTTGACCCCATTGAGCGTTCAATTGCGTAGTGCCTGTCGGGAGCTCAACCCCCACCGCAATTAGGAGGGGAATAATGTGATAAAAAGGAATAAAACTTTGTGTTTTTTAACACAAACACCCAGATAAAGAGATGGTGGGACGACCTGAGTGCTTTTCAGCTCCATTGGCCggtgcatgcccaggatagCGAAGAGTGATGAGGGAAAGGGGAgggctttgcccagcagtgggacatattaagggctacctaaaaaaaaatctcattttaattaaaatgacgTCAAAAAGTTTCGTTTCCCATTGttttgctacacaaaaaatactaGTTAATACTTTTATTGTTTCGTTGCCCACAATTTTTTTCATGAACTCTATTTTGGTATCAGTATCTTTTAATCGCTTTAAGTCAATAACTTAATACGCATGTATAAGCGGTGCATAAGTTTCAATTCGTCGCAAGCTTATGAAAAGCTCGTCGGTCAACGCTAAAAAAGCGAGCCTCCTGTATCGGCTGGTAAGTAATGCGCGTGTAATTGCGCGCGCGCAGCTTCGGGGAAGCAGAATGGCTTGCGGGAAGGACGCGCATGCGGCTTAGATTTAAGAACCGCGTTCGGGAAAAACTTTTATGATGCGGTCAAGTTACTGTGGcttccatacaaaaaataggATTACTTTTTGTAGAAGTTTAGGCGAAATCGCCAAATTTCGAGTAAAATTACAAGCCTGGACCGTTTCAATAAAGAAAAGTATAACGAGGCTGACATgacactagccgttacccactactccgtccgcgtagaattcggttatcgctatcccgcgggaactatgcaattttccgggataaaaactatcctatgtccttccccgggcctcaaactatctgtatactgaatttcatctaagtcggttcagcggtttagacgtcgtgatatacaaacaaacaaacagacttgcaaactttcgcatttataatattagtgggattatcaAGTGATGGTGAACCGATTTACTCGACGGCGTCTACTTTGCATTAGTTATTAGTCTGAGGCTCATGCGCTCTAAGATGTCATTGTCAAGTGTAACTAAAGACTTTTAAGGAATCGACAGCGTCATTATGTATGACGTATTTACTTCaaatattgaaagtaaaaactatttttttttaatttactgggTTCTGAATTTCCTTTTTAGAAAGCAACACAATGTCCCCAACATTTCTTACAGCCTGCACTAGTTTAAACCAAAGCCGCTAAGAGTAAcattttatattaggtacttactaaaaaGCTGGTGACCCTGTTCTGCGTCTAAGTTTATCAAAACACGGAAACGTTAAAAAACTGTATTCCAAAAATAAACCACAACAAATCACCATAAATTGATTCCAAAATGCCGCAGCAACATCGCGGtgttttgtaaacaaaatgTCGTTTGCATCTCGCGACCATGATTCACCGCGGAATCCCTCGTCCCGTTAGCGTATAATGTTATGACGGTCTGCATTGTAACATTTATTGGGTTATTTATGGACGAGCGGCGTATTATGATAATATGTCGCACAATAGCTTCGCGTTTACACGTCGCCGCGCCGCCTTATTCCCCCTCGCTCTTACAAAACCTCTTCCAAACTGGTATAGGTGTAGGCACAAGTTTCTTCCTATATAGCTAGCAGAGAAGAAGTCTTTTGTTATTTCCTCAATTCTTCTTTCTTCAAGTGAACTCTGATTAGACAATcgatttgtgatttttttactataaaGGGTGACGtcaacttatttttatattgatttCCTTAGACAATCAATTCTAAGGAAGTAATATCATACCCCTCTGACATTCTAAATTAGACTTCCTCTAGCTAAGCGGCTCGCTTGCAGCTCGCTTTTTTTCTGATGCTgataagctgtaaaagccacCAGAGGCTATAACGACAGTCCGATtgtaaaataagtatatttcaGCGAGGGACAGCTGCTTCTCAAGGGTCATTCGAATCACTACCAAGTACCTATGTTTCGcgattattattatcatttaaattGAGCTCTTTGAGGTATTTTTCTCTTAACGCTTCGTCTATGTAAATCGATAAGATACTCGTATAGTCAGACAGTATAATGtagcatttaaaattaatttaagtagaTTAAGCTCATCGTAAAAAGGCTTTCAAAACTAGTACAAAAATTCCATATTTAAATGGGTTCGCGACGCTCAGCGAGGGCACGCGGCGGCGTAGGCGCTACATTGTTTTATTACATTCCGAACACTCTTTATTGCATTATTTAAATCGATTAGACCAATAAACCTGAGCTTACTCCCGAATTATAATATGTCCGGTGGGTCGGCCTGCGCCCACGCAGGGCAAGCATGCCAGTAAatcgcggcgcgcgcgcgccttGCGACACGTCGCCTCCGTGACCCGTCCACTATTTTATACGCAACTTAATTATATAGAAATAACCATAAAACAATCAATAATGTAAATACTGGCAGATAAAATACTGTTATCGTTGTTTAATATCGTTTATCCGGAGGAGCATTGTGTGGGACACAGTGGACCATGGTTAACTAATGGCGTTCCCGTGTCGCCGCCACTCGCGCGATAGTGACGCGCGCACTTTGTTCTGGTAAACGATGGTCGGGCGCGGTCAGGGGGCGCCCAGTTAAGATACCAGACGTGACGGCTGCTTCTAGCTAACAGTTAAAAGTAAGTGCTTCTCTAATATGCAATCAATGCTTTTATCTGGCGACTGTTTAGTGTTGTCGTGTTTAGATTATGCACGGCTGTCTGCCTTTGCGGGCTTTGATCCACTGTTGCCGGTTATCCACCAATACACACCATGGCGCCCTCTCGCGACACATTGGCGTTGAGCactacttcgtttttttagcattaaaaaaagggtaaacaatcttgacgagtcattttattgaaaaacgttttaaaaaaaacagtaactattatttatgataccaaaagcatgtaaatgatcatacgTCCTTGctaaattatacatatttgcagtgacttatttttcagaagtgtttttcaataaaaagacacgtcaagatcgcttaccttctttctaatgctaataaAACGGAGTACAGTGTGATATATTCCTCCTCACTGTGGGAGCGCTGTcactatactgacgcgtttcgaactcaaccagtgtTCATTTTCAGAGTTCCAAACACTTGGCCTGAGACAAAAGACTCGCAATGATGCCTTGCCACctgttctttttaattttatttcatgctcctttttttttgttcttaaaaaGCTGTTGCTAGCATATTTTTGATAGTGACAAAAATATGCTAGCAACAATGCAGCCTTACCCGGCTCTAGAGTAAACTTGTTACGCTGtgggacgggcgcaggctgaaaatcagcgctgcgaGTTTcctttgctcgcagcttatgctgagcctgagcccattgccacctgcttatgtgtttttttattttgtaacctgtcttattttcagtggcaataaatgatttattattatattatgggCTGCGGCCAATCTGTGTCTACTACACAGGATTTCATTACACAACCAAGTGATTCCCTTTCTTTTAAATCGGACATTATCGATAGAGTCATCACTGCAGTCATCCATCACTGCAGTCGCCGCCTACGCGATCCTTCTCCACCGGTCTCTATAACCAATAAATTTAGCAACAAAGCTCAAAACCGAGTTAGACCTCACGTTATGAAAATCATTTCAAATTAACAAGCGCACAACAAGAAATACTTGCCATCAAATTGACCTAGTGCAAAGCTTGCGTTCTTTCCAGGATGCTCTATCAGTATTTCCCAGGACATTTCCAACAGCTGGTGACACGATGCCCGCGGGCGCATCGACACAGAACAATCATTTCCAAtcagcgcgcgcgcagccggtGTCCCCGCTATAAACACTTCACGCGACTATCCTCGCTGTCGCAACTCCGTTCACACGCTGCCGAGCTGGACAGACATACAGCGGGTCTAAATGCTTTAATACTTGCGGAGGCGTGAAACTGCACGTATTTGTGCTAGATGCAAATTAGTTAGGTTGATGGATAGCTCCAATAATAAAGGCTCAGTATGACTACGCGCGAGCGCGACCGATAGCGCGGTGTT
This region of Choristoneura fumiferana chromosome 11, NRCan_CFum_1, whole genome shotgun sequence genomic DNA includes:
- the LOC141432938 gene encoding uncharacterized protein: MNDTQTTGSSPPPPIPNQASEHENIEVISIKSRIPPFWRDQPRLWFAQFETVVANQKLNDESKFSLIVTQFEKADVEQISDIILAQPNTGRYEATKTRLLTVYEECGADQLHKLLHEMELGDQRPSQLLRRMRGPARGRIPDETLRMLWMGHLPAAIRTVLAVHEETDLDALAALADKMHEQSRQIHAVSSRPGPAVPSTSQITPSTENSNLIDMIEALRVEVAAMRMDRSRYRQQRPYKRRSRSRSRPRKTGGKEGFCYFSPKIRQRSISMS